A segment of the Halogeometricum sp. S3BR5-2 genome:
ACCAGAACCGCGAGGCCTCCGAGACGTACACGGTGGAAGTGCGCGTCGAGGACCAAGCGCGCTTCCGCGTCGTCGACAGTTCCTCGAACGTCCTCGTGGGTGACGAGGGAACGGTCACGCTCGACGTGCGCAACATCGGCTCCCAACCCGCCCGCGACGCTACCGTCAACCTCCGCTCCTCGACGGCCGACATCCGCTTCGGCGAGTCCGCCTCGGCCTCCCGCTTCGTCGGCAACTGGGACGCCGGCGAGACCAAGACCGTCGAGTTCGACGCCACCGCGACCAACAGCGCCGCCACGAGTAGCTACTCTTTGACCAGCACCGTCCAGTTCGAGGACACCGACGGCGTGCCCGCGCGCTCGAACAACCTCTCCGTCGGCGTCACGCCGCGGGGCGAGCAGTCCTTCTCACTGTCGAACGTCAGCAGCGACCTCCGCGTCGGCGAGGAGGGAACCGTTTCGGGCACCATCACGAATCAGGGACCGCAGGTCGCACAGAACGCGGTCGTCACTGTCCAGACCAACTCCGGAACCCTGTCGAGTCAGGAGTCCGAGTACGCCATCGGCACTCTCCAGCCGAACCAGTCCGCGGAGTTCGAGTTCACGGTCGACGTGAGCGAGAGCGCCGACCCGGGCGCGCGCCAACTCACGCACGCGGTCGAGTTCCAGAACGGCGACGGCGACGACCGCACGAGCAAGTCGCTGAATAGCCGCGTCCAGATCAACGAGAGCCGCGACCGGTTTTCGGTCTCGGTCGACGACACTCTCGAGGTTCCCATCGGTAACAGCGAGGTCGTCGCGGTGAACGTCACGAACAACGGCGAGGAGCCGCTGACGGACGTGAGCGCGAAGGCCTACGTCAACTCCCCGCTCTCGCTGGACGACGACGAGGCGTTCTTGGGTCGACTCGCCCCCGGTGAGACCAAGACCGTGCGCGTGAGCGCGAGCGTCGCGGGGTCGGCCATCAACAAGACGTACCCGATGTCGATGGACTTCCAGTACGAGCGACCGAACGGCGACACCGAGATATCCGAGACGTACAAGGTGCCCGTCTCCGCGGTCGAACCCGAGGACAGCGGCCTCCCGATCACCGGCATCGCGCTCGGCATCGTCGCACTTCTAGTCATCGGCGGCGTCGTCCTCTACCGCAGGCGGCAATAACAGTCCGAGTACAGCATGGACTACCAACCGTACATCGACGCGGTCGACGATTGGATCGTCGAACGCTCGCGGACGGTTCTCCTCGTCTTCTTAGTCGCCACGCTCGTCTTCTCGGCGGGCCTGCCCCTCATCTCCACGGACTCGGGTACCTCGCAGTTCACGAACGACGTGCCCGCACAGACCGCCCTGGAGAACGTCAACGACGAGTTCCTGACGCAGTCGTTCGAGGAGGGGTCGGGGACGACCCAACTCATCCAGCGGGCGAACAACGTCCTCTCGAAGGACGAACAGCTCAGGATGCTCCGGGCGCAACACCGGATGCAGGAGCACGAGGACCTCCGAGTCGAGAGCACGACCAGCGTCGCCAGCGCCGTCGCGCAGACGCTGAACCCCGACGCGACCGACCTGGAAGCGCAGATTCGCGCGCTCGAACGGGCGTCGGACTCCGAGGTGGAGTCGGCGACGCGCGCGACGCTCGAACGGAGTCCCGGTCTCACCTCGACGGTGAGCGACGACTACAACAGCAAGACGGTGGAGGCGTCGGCGACTATCGGCGTCGTCACGCACCGCCTGCCGAGCGCCGATACCGGGGGCAGCGCGGGAACCTCGGGGACGAGCCCGCTCACCTCGGTTCAGGAGAAGGCCCAGACCGTCGTCGCCTCCGTCGGCGGCACCATCACCGTCTTCGGCAGCGGTATCGTCTCCAGCGAGTTGACCAACGTCATCACGGATTCGCTGCTGCTCGTCGTCCCGGCGGCGGTGCTTCTCATCCTCGGATTCTTGGTGTACTCCTACCGGGACCCGTTCGACCTCCTGTTGGGGGTCGTCTGTCTGGGGATGGCCATCCTGTGGACGTTCGGGTTCATGGGACTGGCGGGCATCGCGTTCACGCAGATGCTCATCGCGGTGCCGCCGCTGCTCTTGGCCGTGGGCATCGACTTCGGTATCCACGCGGTCAACCGCTACCGCGAGGAACGCGTGCAGGGCTACTCGGTCGCGGACTCGATGCGGACGGCGACCGACCAACTGCTCGTCGCGTTCACCATCGTCACCGGGACGACGGTCATCGGCTTCCTCGCGAACGTCACCAGCAGCCTCCAACCGATTCGTGACTTCGGACTGGTGGCTGGCATCGGTATCGTGTTCACGTTCCTCATCTTCGGCATCTTCCTCCCCGCCGCGAAGGTGCACTCCGACCAGTTCCGAGAGCGACACGACATCCCCTTCTGGGGGCAGTCGCCGCTCGGCGACGAGAAGTCGCTCCTCGGCCGGATACTGCCCGCGGGGGTGAAAATCGGACAGGTCGCACCGGCGGTGTTCGTCGTCGGGATGATTCTGCTCACCGCCGGGGTCGGAGTTTACGGGACGGGAGTGGAGTCGAAGTTCACGCAGGACGACTTCCTCCCGCCGGAGGACAACCCAGCGTTCATCGAGAGTCTCCCCGAACCGTTCGCGCCGGGCGACTACACGGTGACGGAGACGACGAACTACCTCGAAGACAACTTCCAGACGGGACAGGGCGACACGGTCACCCTCTACGTCGAGGGGCCGATGTATCAGGACAGCGCCCTCGACCAGTTGGCGAAGGCCGGCGACGACCCGCCGGACTCGTTCGTCTCGGAGGGCGGCGAGGCGTCCTCGACGAGCATCGTCACGGTCATCCAAGACTACGCCGACCAGTCCGAGGAGTTCCGGCAACTCGTCGCGCGCAACGACATCGACGACGACGGCATTCCGGACGACAACCTGAAAGAGGTGTACGCGGCGCTTCTGGACTCGCCGTACGGGTCGCAGGCCAGTCAGTACATCTCCGAGGACTACCGGAGTGCGAGAATCGTCTACGACGTGAAGGCCGACGCCGAACAGGCCGAGATAACGACGGACGCGCAGGCGGTCGCCGACCGACTGCGCTTCGAGGCGACGGCCACGGGGACGACCATCGTGCTCAAGGCCGTCTCAGACACCATCGCCAACTCCGCGCTGCAGAGCATGATGCTCGCGATGCTGGCGACGGCGCTGTTCTTGGTCTTCAGCTACTACGTGACCGAGGGCTACCCCTCGCTCGGCATCGTCAACCTGTTCCCCATCGCCATCGCCATCGCGTTCATCGCGGGGACGATGCGCTACGCGGGCATCCCGTTCAACGCCCTGACGG
Coding sequences within it:
- a CDS encoding efflux RND transporter permease subunit; the protein is MDYQPYIDAVDDWIVERSRTVLLVFLVATLVFSAGLPLISTDSGTSQFTNDVPAQTALENVNDEFLTQSFEEGSGTTQLIQRANNVLSKDEQLRMLRAQHRMQEHEDLRVESTTSVASAVAQTLNPDATDLEAQIRALERASDSEVESATRATLERSPGLTSTVSDDYNSKTVEASATIGVVTHRLPSADTGGSAGTSGTSPLTSVQEKAQTVVASVGGTITVFGSGIVSSELTNVITDSLLLVVPAAVLLILGFLVYSYRDPFDLLLGVVCLGMAILWTFGFMGLAGIAFTQMLIAVPPLLLAVGIDFGIHAVNRYREERVQGYSVADSMRTATDQLLVAFTIVTGTTVIGFLANVTSSLQPIRDFGLVAGIGIVFTFLIFGIFLPAAKVHSDQFRERHDIPFWGQSPLGDEKSLLGRILPAGVKIGQVAPAVFVVGMILLTAGVGVYGTGVESKFTQDDFLPPEDNPAFIESLPEPFAPGDYTVTETTNYLEDNFQTGQGDTVTLYVEGPMYQDSALDQLAKAGDDPPDSFVSEGGEASSTSIVTVIQDYADQSEEFRQLVARNDIDDDGIPDDNLKEVYAALLDSPYGSQASQYISEDYRSARIVYDVKADAEQAEITTDAQAVADRLRFEATATGTTIVLKAVSDTIANSALQSMMLAMLATALFLVFSYYVTEGYPSLGIVNLFPIAIAIAFIAGTMRYAGIPFNALTGTILSIAIGLGVDYSAHTVHRFAEEYEGPGTATQSLYATVRGTGGALTASMMTTVTGIGVLVIAVTPILGQFGLLIGISILYSYLASVFVLPSALVLWDRYIDYRTTAHGGDTDANSV
- a CDS encoding COG1361 S-layer family protein, with amino-acid sequence MNRNQLIAIALVGLLVAPGTAAAVVRGSPELSVFTPDNSVSPGEQTTLNVQIQNTGDVDVAGANPSLTSQVTTARGVTASLDADGTPIEIDTGQTAVGTIQDGQIQTAGFAITVPEGVEEGTYELEMEVDYSYTSQIAETTQAYQNREASETYTVEVRVEDQARFRVVDSSSNVLVGDEGTVTLDVRNIGSQPARDATVNLRSSTADIRFGESASASRFVGNWDAGETKTVEFDATATNSAATSSYSLTSTVQFEDTDGVPARSNNLSVGVTPRGEQSFSLSNVSSDLRVGEEGTVSGTITNQGPQVAQNAVVTVQTNSGTLSSQESEYAIGTLQPNQSAEFEFTVDVSESADPGARQLTHAVEFQNGDGDDRTSKSLNSRVQINESRDRFSVSVDDTLEVPIGNSEVVAVNVTNNGEEPLTDVSAKAYVNSPLSLDDDEAFLGRLAPGETKTVRVSASVAGSAINKTYPMSMDFQYERPNGDTEISETYKVPVSAVEPEDSGLPITGIALGIVALLVIGGVVLYRRRQ